Proteins from a genomic interval of Synechococcus sp. A15-28:
- a CDS encoding tyrosine-type recombinase/integrase, with translation MAYVSRLFDAAAAGAVLWGDKLLLKRFLEQCSRTGSQETKDGYRRELQHFTRWRDQNHPHMHLRELDPALVDDWVSSLREQVEAGELKPRSFNRRISAVSALYRWAAEPTRSTVSGVPRNPVPRRTGMSAPKLAKPLAESDLTSVLGVISAAKVKGSAIAARDYVMVRGSYLIGCRVSELCRLRWQDIERLDNGGQVSLLGKGNKPRTIRVSVATLELFESLGRGEPEDWLFPSDRREGPMTRQAVAARMARWGKEAGVRLYPHRCRHTHATNAVRAGTSLFVLQATLGHSSSATTGHYVAANPEDSSSLRLG, from the coding sequence TTGGCCTACGTCAGCCGCTTGTTTGATGCGGCAGCCGCCGGCGCCGTGCTCTGGGGGGACAAGCTCCTCCTGAAGCGATTCCTTGAGCAGTGCTCGCGCACCGGCTCCCAGGAGACCAAGGACGGCTATCGGCGAGAGCTGCAGCACTTCACTCGCTGGCGTGACCAGAACCACCCACACATGCACCTGAGGGAACTCGATCCCGCGCTGGTGGATGACTGGGTCTCTTCCTTGCGTGAGCAGGTGGAGGCAGGGGAGCTAAAACCGCGTTCCTTCAACCGCCGCATCAGTGCGGTGAGCGCCCTTTACCGGTGGGCCGCGGAACCTACCCGATCAACTGTGTCAGGAGTGCCGCGGAACCCAGTCCCCCGAAGAACAGGAATGTCGGCACCAAAGTTGGCCAAGCCGTTGGCTGAGTCTGATCTGACATCAGTCCTGGGAGTCATCAGTGCCGCGAAGGTAAAAGGCTCCGCCATTGCTGCGCGTGACTATGTGATGGTCCGCGGTTCGTATCTGATTGGTTGTCGCGTGTCTGAACTGTGCCGGCTCCGCTGGCAGGACATTGAGCGATTGGATAACGGCGGTCAGGTTTCCCTTTTGGGCAAGGGGAACAAGCCCCGCACGATTCGTGTCAGCGTCGCAACCTTGGAGCTGTTTGAGTCGTTGGGCCGCGGCGAGCCTGAAGACTGGTTGTTTCCGAGCGACCGGCGTGAGGGCCCAATGACTCGTCAGGCAGTCGCAGCTCGCATGGCGAGGTGGGGAAAGGAGGCTGGGGTGAGGCTCTATCCGCATCGTTGTCGTCACACGCATGCCACGAATGCTGTTCGCGCTGGGACAAGCCTTTTTGTTTTGCAGGCAACTCTTGGCCACAGCTCATCTGCAACGACTGGTCATTACGTTGCCGCCAACCCTGAAGACAGTTCTTCTCTACGACTTGGGTGA
- a CDS encoding VapE domain-containing protein has translation MTATQQTPAWWREEFRLLDELPLLPCGWGADCKAPMVTDWPNQWFSLQQVLNFDGLRCIGMRCGPDAGGLLVLDFDGPSAIHVAAERFGHLANNSKTWTIGRDNNQSRFKAVYRVPQERWSQCTGKTVLKTADGEQLEFFFGSGQVLVAGEHVKSGGHYSWLTGNPDTIQPVPDEVWAMYQTAISECSSPAPTNSRKTHGLRADGWEDCIPCPICGRKEPDCRISSDGQAILCHIGKRWAPPKLELREKIERNGNSWIYSGDKTTAVGEAALFRLDVSQHELRKQKTVKAGEALARMTDELGETPMLNVRSQGIHCKGREFTADEVENLYLYLSRGELNWPKRLTADTFITLGADTPFDPVQIYIGNLKAKPLPNEQWERLDQWLFNIDDAITARFMQRFAVAAIARVFQPGCLVRQVPVLLGAQGIGKTQLGRALFSDQWYGDGISFRMDVDDVTLMALCWGVEFAEFDGFTRKTSAERLKAFISRTTDLCRRKYGKGTERIPRRSVFWGTANRSPLVDRTGSTRFCLIPLGEEMLPYERVRLGRDAFWARALAAYRDGFQWFSTESELDEIVSRNAGYDMPDPWEELIRDIVLRRSGAAYIELQDVYRELDIGAERQNGQNAKRITELMADLGWHKARRRIDGQRVNAFFPPLTSGHPVQTR, from the coding sequence ATGACAGCGACACAACAAACCCCCGCTTGGTGGCGGGAAGAATTCAGGCTGCTTGATGAGTTGCCGTTGCTCCCCTGTGGCTGGGGGGCTGATTGCAAAGCACCGATGGTGACCGATTGGCCGAACCAATGGTTCAGCCTTCAGCAGGTTCTCAACTTCGACGGACTTCGCTGCATCGGAATGAGGTGTGGGCCAGACGCCGGGGGGCTACTGGTTCTGGACTTTGACGGCCCTTCCGCAATTCACGTTGCGGCAGAGCGTTTCGGGCACCTTGCCAACAACAGCAAGACCTGGACGATTGGCCGTGATAACAATCAAAGCCGCTTCAAGGCCGTCTATCGCGTGCCTCAAGAACGGTGGAGTCAGTGCACTGGCAAAACCGTCTTAAAGACTGCCGACGGCGAGCAACTGGAGTTTTTCTTCGGCAGCGGCCAGGTCCTTGTGGCAGGCGAACACGTCAAATCTGGAGGTCATTACTCCTGGTTGACGGGCAATCCCGACACCATCCAGCCAGTGCCGGATGAAGTTTGGGCGATGTACCAGACGGCCATCAGCGAGTGCAGCTCCCCGGCCCCTACCAACTCAAGAAAGACTCATGGCCTACGAGCCGATGGTTGGGAAGACTGCATCCCATGTCCCATCTGCGGGCGGAAGGAACCGGACTGTCGTATCAGCAGCGATGGCCAGGCGATCCTTTGCCACATAGGCAAGCGGTGGGCTCCACCAAAACTGGAGCTACGCGAAAAGATTGAACGGAATGGGAACAGCTGGATTTACTCCGGCGACAAAACCACTGCCGTTGGTGAAGCGGCCTTGTTCCGACTGGATGTGTCGCAACACGAGTTGCGGAAACAGAAAACGGTCAAGGCCGGCGAAGCATTGGCTCGGATGACTGATGAGCTGGGGGAAACCCCAATGCTCAACGTGAGGAGCCAGGGGATTCACTGCAAAGGACGAGAGTTCACTGCAGACGAAGTCGAAAACCTTTATCTGTACCTAAGTCGTGGCGAGTTGAACTGGCCGAAGCGGCTTACAGCAGACACCTTCATCACCCTGGGCGCTGATACTCCGTTTGATCCGGTGCAGATCTACATCGGAAACCTGAAAGCAAAACCGTTGCCAAACGAGCAATGGGAACGCTTGGACCAGTGGCTGTTCAACATCGACGACGCCATCACCGCTCGCTTCATGCAGCGTTTCGCTGTGGCAGCGATTGCCAGGGTGTTTCAGCCAGGCTGCTTAGTCCGGCAGGTGCCAGTTCTCCTGGGAGCCCAGGGCATCGGCAAGACACAACTTGGACGGGCCTTGTTCAGTGATCAGTGGTATGGCGACGGAATTAGCTTTCGCATGGATGTCGACGATGTAACCCTGATGGCGCTCTGCTGGGGGGTCGAGTTTGCCGAATTTGATGGCTTCACTCGCAAAACCAGTGCAGAAAGGCTCAAGGCCTTCATCAGCCGAACAACCGACTTATGTCGGCGAAAGTACGGCAAGGGCACGGAACGAATCCCACGGCGCTCAGTGTTCTGGGGAACAGCAAATCGATCGCCATTGGTTGATCGAACTGGCAGCACACGCTTCTGCTTGATTCCGCTCGGTGAAGAGATGCTCCCCTACGAACGTGTTCGGCTTGGCCGTGATGCGTTCTGGGCCCGGGCCTTGGCTGCCTATCGAGATGGCTTCCAGTGGTTCAGTACTGAATCAGAGCTGGATGAAATCGTTTCCCGTAATGCGGGTTACGACATGCCAGACCCTTGGGAAGAGTTGATCCGAGACATCGTGCTCAGGCGATCTGGTGCTGCATACATCGAGCTCCAGGACGTTTATCGCGAATTGGACATTGGCGCTGAACGCCAGAACGGCCAAAACGCGAAGCGCATTACTGAGCTGATGGCAGACCTGGGATGGCACAAGGCGCGAAGACGCATCGACGGGCAACGGGTCAACGCATTTTTCCCGCCATTGACAAGTGGCCATCCCGTCCAGACCCGCTAA
- a CDS encoding phage holin family protein codes for MTDSQRPRGLGAAARVTTLAASVMDLHVRMALQEVDREKRRLISGGLFMAIGGTSMLLALLAGEVALVLWIQQTWSLSLSQALLALASANLVLAGISLRIGGQVLKAPYLPQTLEGLSRTVRAVLGRE; via the coding sequence ATGACGGATTCCCAACGACCCCGCGGACTCGGAGCGGCTGCACGGGTGACCACGTTGGCGGCATCCGTGATGGACCTGCATGTGCGCATGGCGCTGCAGGAGGTGGATCGGGAGAAGCGCCGCTTGATCAGTGGTGGGCTGTTCATGGCCATCGGTGGCACGTCGATGCTGTTGGCGCTGCTGGCCGGTGAGGTGGCTCTCGTGCTGTGGATTCAGCAGACCTGGAGCCTGAGCCTCAGTCAGGCCTTGCTCGCTCTGGCCAGCGCCAATCTGGTGCTGGCGGGCATCAGCCTGCGCATTGGCGGCCAGGTGCTCAAAGCTCCGTACCTGCCCCAGACCCTGGAGGGTCTGAGCCGAACCGTGAGGGCTGTTCTCGGTCGCGAGTGA
- a CDS encoding helix-turn-helix domain-containing protein: protein MTATNAAVTQWVSTQECADALGIHPQTLRKLRRHRIPLFKEGRDYRWVGLSTSSTLQWHVHSASQAFTDFRLMPAEAVETYSRGSRAHA from the coding sequence GTGACCGCAACCAACGCTGCCGTGACCCAATGGGTCTCCACCCAGGAGTGCGCTGACGCTCTTGGCATTCATCCACAAACGCTGCGAAAGCTCCGGCGTCATCGGATCCCGCTTTTCAAGGAAGGCCGCGACTACCGATGGGTTGGCCTCAGTACCAGCAGCACCCTTCAGTGGCATGTCCACAGTGCGAGCCAGGCGTTCACCGATTTCCGTTTGATGCCTGCTGAGGCGGTTGAGACCTACAGCCGTGGGAGCAGAGCCCATGCCTGA
- a CDS encoding THUMP domain-containing protein, whose amino-acid sequence MGRGHRLDGVAVLPQGLEALGCEELVALGAHGVQPLRRAAAFQADMACLYRLHLQSRLPFRLLREMADFPCQGRDDLYDGIRNALNWERWLHPSMSFRVDVTGTAPGLNHSHYSALQVKNALVDLQRERWGERSSIDLDNPDLALHLHLNRGGAVLSLDGSGGSLHRRGYRAAMGTAPLKENLAAGLIQLTGWDGRTPLVDPCCGSGILLIEAVTMALQQAPGLNRTFGLEGWADFEMDLWEREQDRARQRRRSDLDLAPVLGYEKDPHVADQARDNIRAAGLEGLISIHSGSFEQQTLPPGPGLLVCNPPYGQRIGADDDLEQLYRSLGSFLKEQASGWQLWLLSGNPSLTGALRLKASRRIPISNGGIDCRWLNYAIR is encoded by the coding sequence GTGGGACGAGGACACCGTCTTGACGGCGTGGCTGTGCTGCCTCAGGGGTTGGAAGCACTGGGATGCGAAGAACTTGTGGCTCTAGGGGCCCATGGGGTTCAGCCCCTGCGCCGAGCCGCCGCCTTTCAGGCCGATATGGCCTGCCTCTATCGGCTGCATCTGCAATCACGCTTGCCCTTCCGTCTGCTGCGGGAGATGGCGGACTTTCCCTGTCAGGGCAGGGATGATCTCTATGACGGCATCCGCAACGCCCTGAATTGGGAGCGCTGGCTGCATCCCTCGATGAGCTTCCGGGTGGACGTGACTGGCACAGCCCCGGGGTTGAACCACAGCCACTACTCAGCTCTGCAGGTGAAGAACGCCCTGGTGGACCTGCAACGGGAGCGATGGGGAGAACGCTCGTCGATCGACTTGGACAATCCCGATCTGGCTCTGCATCTCCACCTCAACCGCGGTGGCGCTGTACTGAGCCTGGATGGCAGCGGCGGCAGCCTGCACCGGCGGGGTTACCGCGCCGCCATGGGCACCGCTCCTTTGAAGGAGAACCTGGCCGCTGGGCTGATTCAACTCACCGGCTGGGATGGCCGCACTCCCCTGGTGGACCCCTGCTGCGGCAGCGGCATTCTGCTGATCGAGGCTGTGACGATGGCCCTGCAACAGGCCCCAGGTCTGAATCGAACGTTTGGCCTGGAGGGTTGGGCTGACTTCGAGATGGACCTCTGGGAACGCGAGCAGGACAGGGCTCGCCAACGCCGCCGCTCCGATCTAGATCTGGCTCCCGTCCTGGGCTACGAGAAGGATCCACACGTTGCTGATCAGGCCCGCGACAACATCCGAGCCGCCGGCCTCGAAGGACTGATCTCCATTCATTCCGGCAGCTTTGAACAGCAGACCCTGCCGCCGGGCCCCGGCCTGTTGGTGTGCAATCCGCCCTATGGCCAGCGCATCGGTGCCGATGACGACCTCGAACAGCTCTACCGGTCGCTTGGATCCTTCCTGAAAGAGCAGGCCTCGGGCTGGCAGCTGTGGTTACTGAGCGGTAACCCTTCCCTCACCGGTGCCCTGCGACTCAAGGCCAGTCGGAGAATCCCCATCAGCAACGGCGGCATCGATTGCCGCTGGCTGAACTACGCGATCCGCTGA
- the smc gene encoding chromosome segregation protein SMC, whose protein sequence is MVHINQVGLTQFKSFGGAMTIPLEQGFTVVTGPNGSGKSNILDGVLFCLGLATSRGMRADRLPDLINSAVLKAGKAAETTVSVRFDLSDWQPDAAEDGLEAPEEGPWIKPGQTEWTVSRKLRVMPGGSYSSSYSADGVACNLQQLQTQLRRLRIDPEGSNVVMQGDVTRIVSMSNRDRRGLIDELAGVALFDSRIEQTRRKLDDVQERQDRCRIIEQELLASRERLEKDCAKARQYQQLRERLQLGRRQEMVLAFEAAGQALKDLANRQQALEAQEQRDAAAIASGKETLSKASAELQTLQEQVKALGEDQLLAVQAELKGLETSARELERQAGRHQEEGQRLQGLRHDLANRRQQWLQQSRELEQDPHQDALAAAEATCRGAEAAVEVSRRRLGDVAGRSGAWLEEQKRRSGRRQELQVALAPLLEEQQQLQERLRQEAERLAELQQEQQQDGDDEQAVQQRLEQLEQDWQGLLQTLSSGKQALQQTADSLAIQQRTRSRLEQEQTRLEREIARLESRRDALQESRGTGALRLLLEAGLDGIHGPVAQLGEVDDRHRLALEVAAGARLGQVVVDDDRIAARAIELLKSRRAGRLTFLPLNKIRAPGGGGSGAAFARGPRAGGGETSGGLVGRAVDLVRFEPVYDQVFAYVFGDTLVFSDLSSARQQLGRSRAVTIDGELLEKSGAMTGGSLSQRSGGLSFGRSSDQDEAEPLRRRLLELGETLAACRREESKLAQTLEQQKPQLRELEQRQAALVAERNAARRNHGPLLERSKQRGERLSRLQQDQCDQQQRLAVIAQQLTPLQEELLQLEAAERTSDGHDDAAAWQQLQQDLEAADGRLDAARRERDALLQAQRERQLAIERLGDQRQTLEEEEQRLQEAVQALATTHTSWREQQQELQQQRSSLQQQQSDLQERFGEQRRARDAAEAEVGRQRQELQQAEWNLERLKEEREGLIEEQRSGAIRLQEMEQALPDPRPEIPEELRLAGLEALQADLQAIQQRMEALEPVNMLALEELEALEQRLAELNERLEVLNSEREELLLRIETVATLRQEAFMEAFIAVDGHFREIFASLSDGDGHLQLENQEEPLEGGLTLVAHPKGKAVRRLAAMSGGEKSLTALSFLFALQRFRPSPFYALDEVDSFLDGVNVERLAALIATQAEQAQFMVVSHRRPMIAAAERTIGVTQARGAHTQVVGLPDAA, encoded by the coding sequence TTGGTTCACATCAATCAGGTCGGGCTGACGCAGTTCAAGTCGTTCGGTGGGGCGATGACGATCCCCCTCGAGCAGGGGTTCACCGTGGTGACGGGGCCGAACGGCTCGGGCAAAAGCAACATTCTTGACGGCGTTCTGTTCTGCCTCGGCCTGGCCACCAGCCGGGGGATGCGGGCTGATCGCCTGCCGGACCTGATCAACAGCGCCGTGCTCAAGGCGGGTAAGGCCGCCGAGACCACCGTGAGCGTCCGCTTCGACCTCAGCGACTGGCAGCCGGACGCCGCCGAAGACGGTCTCGAGGCGCCGGAGGAGGGGCCCTGGATCAAACCGGGGCAGACTGAATGGACCGTCAGCCGCAAGCTGCGGGTGATGCCGGGGGGCTCCTACAGCTCCAGCTACAGCGCCGATGGGGTGGCCTGCAATCTGCAGCAGCTGCAGACCCAGTTGCGGCGGCTGCGCATCGACCCCGAAGGCAGCAACGTGGTGATGCAGGGCGATGTGACCCGCATCGTCTCGATGAGCAACCGCGACCGCCGCGGCCTGATCGATGAACTGGCTGGGGTCGCCCTGTTTGACAGCCGCATCGAGCAGACCCGCCGCAAGCTCGACGACGTGCAGGAGCGGCAGGACCGCTGCCGGATCATTGAGCAGGAACTGCTGGCCAGTCGCGAGCGCCTGGAAAAAGACTGTGCCAAGGCCCGCCAGTACCAACAGCTGCGGGAACGGCTGCAGCTGGGCCGTCGCCAGGAGATGGTGCTGGCCTTCGAAGCCGCAGGACAGGCCCTGAAGGATCTGGCCAATCGCCAGCAGGCCCTGGAAGCCCAGGAACAGAGAGACGCCGCGGCCATTGCCAGCGGCAAGGAGACCCTCAGCAAAGCCAGCGCGGAACTGCAGACCCTGCAGGAGCAGGTGAAGGCCCTCGGGGAAGATCAGTTGCTGGCGGTGCAGGCCGAGCTGAAGGGTCTGGAGACCAGCGCCCGGGAACTGGAACGGCAGGCCGGCCGTCATCAGGAGGAGGGCCAGCGACTGCAGGGGCTGCGCCACGACCTGGCCAACCGCCGCCAGCAATGGCTGCAGCAGTCCCGGGAACTCGAGCAGGATCCCCATCAGGACGCCCTGGCCGCGGCCGAAGCCACCTGTCGAGGGGCGGAAGCGGCGGTGGAGGTGTCCAGGCGACGCCTCGGTGACGTGGCCGGCCGCTCCGGCGCCTGGCTGGAGGAGCAGAAACGGCGCAGTGGACGGCGCCAGGAGCTGCAGGTCGCCCTGGCGCCGCTCCTGGAGGAGCAGCAACAGCTGCAGGAGCGACTGCGCCAGGAGGCGGAACGGCTGGCGGAGCTTCAGCAGGAGCAACAGCAGGACGGCGACGACGAGCAGGCGGTGCAGCAGCGCCTGGAACAGCTGGAACAGGACTGGCAGGGCCTGCTGCAGACCCTGTCATCCGGGAAACAGGCGCTGCAGCAGACAGCGGACTCCCTGGCGATTCAACAGCGCACCCGATCGCGGCTGGAACAGGAGCAGACCAGGCTGGAGCGGGAGATCGCCCGCCTGGAAAGCCGCCGCGATGCGCTGCAGGAGAGCCGCGGCACCGGTGCCCTGCGGCTGCTGCTGGAGGCCGGTCTCGATGGCATCCACGGGCCGGTGGCCCAGTTGGGGGAAGTGGACGATCGTCACCGCCTCGCCCTGGAAGTGGCCGCCGGTGCCCGGCTGGGCCAGGTGGTGGTGGATGACGACCGCATCGCCGCCCGGGCCATCGAGCTGCTCAAGAGCCGCCGCGCCGGCCGCCTCACCTTCCTGCCACTCAACAAAATCCGCGCCCCCGGCGGTGGCGGCAGCGGTGCCGCCTTCGCCCGCGGGCCCCGCGCCGGAGGCGGAGAAACCAGCGGCGGCCTTGTGGGCCGCGCCGTGGACCTGGTGCGTTTCGAGCCCGTCTACGACCAGGTGTTCGCCTACGTCTTCGGCGACACGCTGGTGTTCAGCGATCTCAGCAGTGCCCGTCAGCAGCTCGGCCGCAGCCGGGCCGTCACCATCGACGGAGAGTTGCTGGAAAAGAGCGGCGCCATGACCGGCGGCAGCCTGTCCCAGCGCAGCGGTGGCTTGAGTTTCGGCCGCAGCAGCGATCAGGATGAAGCGGAACCGCTGCGCAGGCGTCTGCTGGAACTGGGGGAAACCCTGGCGGCCTGTCGCCGCGAGGAATCAAAACTGGCCCAGACGCTGGAGCAGCAGAAGCCCCAGCTGCGGGAGCTGGAGCAACGCCAGGCAGCCCTCGTCGCTGAGCGCAACGCCGCCCGGCGTAACCATGGACCCCTGCTGGAACGGAGCAAGCAGCGGGGAGAACGCTTGAGCCGGCTGCAACAGGATCAATGCGACCAGCAGCAACGACTGGCGGTGATCGCTCAGCAGCTGACGCCACTTCAGGAGGAACTGCTCCAGCTGGAAGCCGCTGAACGGACCAGCGACGGCCATGACGATGCCGCCGCCTGGCAGCAACTTCAACAGGATCTGGAGGCGGCGGATGGCCGTCTGGACGCCGCCCGCAGGGAACGGGATGCATTGCTGCAGGCCCAACGCGAACGGCAGCTGGCGATCGAACGTCTGGGGGACCAGCGTCAGACCCTCGAGGAGGAGGAGCAGAGGCTGCAGGAGGCGGTGCAGGCCCTGGCCACCACCCACACGAGCTGGCGCGAGCAACAACAGGAGCTGCAGCAACAGCGCAGCTCCCTGCAGCAACAGCAATCCGACCTGCAGGAGCGGTTCGGCGAGCAGCGCCGGGCCCGGGATGCCGCCGAAGCGGAGGTGGGCCGCCAACGGCAGGAGCTGCAGCAGGCCGAATGGAACCTGGAGCGTCTGAAGGAAGAGCGGGAGGGGCTGATCGAGGAGCAGCGCAGCGGCGCCATCCGGCTGCAGGAGATGGAACAGGCCCTGCCGGATCCCCGCCCCGAGATTCCCGAAGAACTGCGATTGGCGGGCCTGGAGGCCCTTCAGGCAGACCTGCAGGCGATTCAGCAACGCATGGAAGCGCTGGAACCGGTGAACATGCTGGCGCTGGAGGAACTGGAGGCCCTCGAGCAGCGGTTGGCGGAGCTCAACGAGCGGCTGGAGGTGCTCAACAGCGAACGGGAGGAGCTGTTGTTGCGGATCGAAACCGTGGCCACCCTGCGCCAGGAAGCCTTCATGGAGGCCTTCATCGCCGTGGACGGCCATTTCCGCGAGATCTTCGCCTCGCTCTCCGACGGTGATGGCCACCTGCAACTGGAGAACCAGGAAGAGCCCCTGGAGGGAGGTCTGACCCTGGTGGCCCATCCCAAGGGCAAGGCGGTGCGTCGGCTCGCGGCGATGTCCGGCGGCGAGAAATCCCTCACCGCCCTCAGTTTCCTGTTCGCGCTGCAGCGTTTCCGCCCCTCACCCTTCTACGCCCTGGATGAGGTGGACAGCTTTCTGGACGGCGTCAACGTGGAACGCCTGGCCGCCCTGATCGCCACCCAGGCCGAACAGGCCCAGTTCATGGTGGTGAGCCACCGCCGGCCGATGATCGCTGCAGCGGAGCGCACCATTGGGGTGACCCAGGCCCGCGGCGCCCACACCCAGGTGGTGGGACTTCCCGATGCCGCCTGA